The Drosophila yakuba strain Tai18E2 chromosome X, Prin_Dyak_Tai18E2_2.1, whole genome shotgun sequence DNA segment GCAGCAGCTCGATGCTACCTCCGACGACCATTCTGTCTTCTTCGGACCCGCTGCCCGATGTCATCTTCCAGCCAAATGACTTTTCTTCTATTATGGCAACCCAGCAACTGCGCTCACCGCGCCCCTCAAGCATCAGCGGTGGCAGTGCCGGAGGTAGCCAGCCAGATTCTCACGATGAGGATAACTACAACAGCGCGCTGGACAACTCCGGAGGTAAGGAAATTTTCGTAAATCCTTTGCACTCTCAAGTAAGCACATGCAATTCTTCTTTCAGACGAAACTACGTTGCCGATGCTTTCGATAGTTACTCCCACGCGGGGACGTGGTCGTGGCCGGGGATCCAGGGGCGGCCGTGGCAGAGGCAATTCATCGGTGGATCGAGCTGCCAGCGCCGGAGGCACAGCCTCCACAACGCCCGCCACGCAACCTAGGGCGCCGCGGATGAGCCGAGGAGCTAGCGCTGTTGCAAAGGCCATCGCCATGAGTCGACCACGATGCGTGGGCGGCCTCAAGCATCAGCCCGATCCCGAGAGACTTAAAGGCTTATTCAGTCCGGTAAGTGGTCTTCGTTTATGCTTAGACGAGAAATGCAAATTACTACTATAAACAGTGTTATAATTAGTGAGCTCAATTACTGATGTATGTATATCTTCGTATATCTTTAAAAATGAAGCTATAAATGAAGTTTAGCCATTTGAGTGCTTCGATTTAGGGATTTCTCTCAAGTtctatttaaactatttttcaaaaaagaaaaaacttattaaagatcgtatttcatatatatctacttatatatatttataaatgtaacaTATTTAGTTAAGTTAATGTATTGAATTAGGACTGGTTCCACCTGTTTTGAAAACTGCACATTCCACACTTCTTCCCTCATAAACGAGTATAGAAAAGCGGCTCGTTGAGAAGTGGCGAGAAGTTTTAGAAGAACCGCGACTCGTcagctgaaataaaaatataaaaattgcgCTAGCCTCTGGCACGGGATAATACATTTCCTGATCCTTAAATTGAAGTCAAACGACTTACCTTCTGAAAAGATACTGTTTTCATGTTTGAACTAACGAGACCATTTTGCAATGGCTGGTTGCGAGCGGAGGGGACGAGTGATGGTGCGGCTAGAGTTCTCGTTAGTTGTCGTAGTCACGGATATGGGGCATAGTGTTGAAGATGGTCAGTACAGTTGAAGGTTTTACCGGAATTTACAATTTGCATTACATTGCCCTCTTGTTTATGTTTCGTTACGTAAATCTTGCTCACCTATCCaaactgacacacacacacacacactgaggGCTAACGTGTcgtaattaaaaacaaaggCGCGCGCTATGTCGCGAATTCATTGCCAACGGTCCAGTATAAGTGCaaagccagcaacaacaacaaaaccaaGCGAGCCGCTGCTGCAGTAGTAAATGGGGGCGGGTGGGGTACCGGTTAGGTGGGAGGGGGAGCGGCGAAGGAAGCAGCTGCGAACTGAGCAGCGCAGCCGCTGTGATTGTTGTTGGCTTCACCTGCGATTTTAATCAGCTgaagtttttgtttggctctCGCCAATTGcacgtgtgtgtttgtgtttgtatgtgtgtgtgcgtaaatGAGTTGGCGGTAGTCCACCTTCACCacacctgctgctgcagtcgcTCTCACTCGCGATTGCTCTCTtaccctctctctctcttgcgAAGCTTTACATGTGGCCTTCGCCGAGAGCTGGCAACTCCGCTCGCCGTTTTCGCTGCTGCACGTTTAAACATGTGCAAAGAGCAATGGCTTCCAAAAATTGCAAGGATAAATAATTATGCGcacaaatgtacatatgtatgcatgttgAGCAATTACCCAGTAGTTACAAATGGTTAGTTGTTCTTCCGTATAGTTTTCCCACTTCTGCAATGGTTAGGTTAAATGGTAGGTTAAATTTAAGTTGAGGTAATGCTGGTATAAGAATATCTAACTAGCCTTGACTTTCTAGGTCGAATTATCGTAGCGAGTTAAAGACTTGCAAtgtattttatacatatatgtatataatgttGAAATGGTAATTGAATTCGCCATTCCTAATTTCCTATCGCCCTAATTCTTTAGTCGCCGCAAGTGTTTGAGGAGGACACGCGTATGAGCGCGGATCTTAGCAACAGCAATCAGTCGATGGCCAGCCTGATGGAACCCCCGCTAACGCCGCAGAAGTGAGTTTACCAAGTGGTCATGTCCACTGGATTGtaattaacaaattctttCTTTTCGTGTGCAGGCAACCCGACTTTCTCAATAACGAGGAGTCACAGTCGTCTATGGTGAGCAATGTGAGCATGATCGACTCCAACCAGGGTCAGTCCGTCGACGCGATTCTGGGCTCTGCTCTAAAACGtccaaagaagaagaagatggAAATTTGCGTGGCCGAAGAGTAAGTGCATTGTACCAAACACATTGGATAGCAGGTCTAAGTTTTCATTGTATTGCAGCACCGACTACAACGCGTCCAGCATCGCCGAGTACGACTGGCCACCGCCCAAAGGTTGCTGCCCCTCGAAGAATCGCGACACCTTTATGATCCAAGAGCAAGTGGCGCTCTATCTGGGCATCACCAGCTTTAAGCGCAAGTACCCGGATCTGCCACGCCGCGCGGTCGACATGGAGGAGCGCAATTGGCTGCAGGAGAAGGGGCTGGTCAGCGAGAAGTTGTGCGACCTGGGCATCACCGCGGTGTGGGCCTCCGACATATTGGACATCATGTACGCGGACTTCTACGACAAGTACGAAGAGTACAAGGAGTATATACGTCAGAAGCATTTGCGCGAAATCGAAGCTAAGCAGAAAGCCCTAGGACTGACAGTCGGCGCCGGACGAGGTCTGCAGGCGCGCGACCGCGCCATGCTTTCGGCCAGCAAGTGGAACGTTTACTTCAACAAGACGTGAGTTACAGTGTTAACAGTGCTTTGGTTAATGAACCACTTTTTAATGTCATACATGCAACCCTCTCGTATTTAGCCGTAAGGATGAGCGCCTGTCCTGCCTGGACCTGCAGACCTTCACGATGAATCAGCCGCAGCAAAGGACCGCGCCGACCTGTACCCGCCTAGAACGCTCCATTGCGCATTTGGTACGGGCAGTGGCTGAAGCGGCGAATATACCAGCACCGCCTACTCTCCTGCCGCCCCGCGTCTACGACGAGGCCTTCCGCAACTCAGACTACGCTTATCCACTCACGGTGGTGCCGGACCAGTTCTCGTTGGGCTACCGCCATTTCGAGCCCGCCGAACTCCGGTAAGACGCAGTCTGTCTATTGTTTCCAACTTTCctaacatttcttttttacagAGCCTATCCTCTGGACACGGCGCTGGACAAACCGTCGACCGATCTAATGGAACAGCTGTTACAGGGCAAATCCGAAGCTGTAGACAGCGAAGAAATCAAAACGTCCGCCTCGGCCACCAAGGATCTGGAGCAAGAGCAGTCCGCAATCAAATCTGAATCGGTGACGGCGCCGGTTCGACGCAGCAGAAGGTCGACCCGCCAGCATACAGACAAGGTTCGCACAGCAAGCAGCTCCAGCACGTCCTCCGCTCAATCGGTCTCATCCGCGTCCAGCGGTAACGGAAGCAGCAGTGATACGGTAAGTTAAGCAGCTAACTTCGGGTTCGGATAGAAGATAATGGATCTGTTCATTTGGattgataaaataaaagaaatttagTTATTTTAAACCAGTTTTGGAGCACTGGTGCAGAATCGTTAATAAGCAATGGTCTACAGTTAAAATAATCGCTTTTAATTGTTATGCGTTTCAGGATAGCGGCGATGAAAGCGATTTCAGCAGCAGCTCGAGCTGTAGCAGTTCGACGGGTGCCTCAAGTGGAGCAGGCAGCGAGGACGAGGATGGAAATGAATTTTCATCGTCGACCAGGCTGTCCAACTGCGGCGTCTGTCTGCGCAGTCAGCACCGCAATGCTAGGGACATGCCGGAAGCCTTTATCCGTTGTTACACATGCCGAAAGCGCGGTAAGTAGTCCCCCATCCTTTGCTCCTTTTCAATCCTAATATCTGCGCCTTCTTACAGTCCATCCCAGCTGCATCGATATGCCCCAGCGCATGGTGGGTCGCGTGAGAAACTACAACTGGCAGTGCGCCGGGTGCAAGTGCTGCATTAAGTGCCGTAGCAGTCAACGTCCGGGAAAGATGCTCTATTGCGAGCAGTGCGACCGAGGCTACCACATCTACTGCTTGGGCCTCAGGACAGTTCCAGATGGTAAGTACTTGGCTCAACTTAACAACAATTTGCAGAGTTAAATACTATGTTATGTTTAACTGTTTGATTTGAATGGTTTGAAAAATGCAGACTACAAGACAACATCACTCTTACAAAAATTACAGGTCGCTGGAGCTGTGAGCGTTGCTGTGTGTGCATGCGATGCGGGGCCACCAAGCCGGAAGGTCTGCCTCAGGTGGCCGCCCTGTCCCAGGCGTCCGGAGGACCGTCGCCCAACGGGGACCGCTCAAAAACGGCGCGCAATAAGCGATTAAAATGGGTCCACGAGTACCGCATCGATCACGTGACAAAGGTACGGGAGCACGCCGCCATGTTCTGTGTACCATGTGCGCGAACCAAGCCCGCCAAGCGGCAGTCGGCCGGTGCGGCCGGGACAGCTACGGTCCCTCCTGTTTTGGAAACCACGTCCACGAGAACGGATGACAGTCCGATGCCAAGTCCCGGCCTGACAACCAACGGAGGACGCTCCGTCTCGCCAACGGCGGCACTGAGTCCAAAGGCAGCTGTGCCCGTGACATCGTTGGCGCCCGTTCTTGAAGCGACGGCGGTGGCCACAAACATTGCCGGAACGATAGGCAGACGGCAGGCGGCGAATGCGGTCAATATCACAAcgatgcagtgcagcagcagcttcagcgGGAACGGGGTCCCAGAGGACGCGGCGACTGTCACTGCAACGGGCACGGCCACGGCGGCAGCAGGAGCACCCACTGCCACTCCAATAGGCATAGCTCCGCCGCCTGTTGTTGCCTGAGTGGGGGTCATACGTTATTGTGCCAAGCGCACTCTAACGGACTTATAGTAAGCGCCGGACGCGCCGCCCTCTACCAAGCCTCCAAACTGGGCGTAACCACAGTCCACAGACCGCAGCCCACAGACCACAGCCGCCAtcccaaaaacacacagatGCATAGTATTAATGAATGCGACAAGGGGAGTGGATTAAGAATGGAAAGAATATTTaaggatttttttttactatgATTATTCTTTATTGTCAGTACATTGTATTGAttgttttttacatatatatatatatatgaatattccTATTATAGTTATGTTACTTAACTTTGCTAATGTTAACAACCAAAcaacataaacacacacatgaCACGCACCCCAAACACCAAGTAGACCACGTTATGCTTAAGTCTTTTTTAACGCCTAAGTTGAATAGCCTAGCACTAAGTCACAACTTCATTTGTTTCTAGTGAATTCATTTGACGCATTTTAGTTCAATTGCGCAAACGCCCAATTGCCCACGCGTTTTTAACGAAAGATAGAGTGCTGTCCTGGCAGTGCGGCCTTGTTTGTATTCCCGTGTCCTTGGAGGCTTGGTCCACGTGCTGGGCCTTGTCCATGTCTGTAGGGCTAGCTGTTTCGTGTTACTGTTTACTTTTGAATCGAAATAGTGTCCATTTCTCAGCCTCCAAGTCTACGCCACCGTGCACCTGTGCATCTGTATCTTCTATATACATAATTCTGATTTTAACTGTCTTACGCGCCGAATTTTTTGAAcatgtatatgtgtgtatttataAGAACCACAGCCCTGTAGCCCATGTAAGTAGTTAAGCACAGCCTAAGTAGTGTCTCCATGTGCGGTagctgcttgttttttttttcgtttagTTTCGGTAGATTCGTAAGCGGAGGAGGAACCTGGTTCGCTCGAGAATCGGGGAGCCAGGTTCCACTCTGTAATCGTATGGCTAAGAATGTattataaatgtaatttatgcTAACACATAACCCAACAATCGGaaccacacaccacacacacaaatatatatatataattatatatactaGCAGTAACGTATAAGACGAAAGCACAAGAACAGATACAGATGTGGCTAGCGAGGATTAGGAGGAAGAACCATGTGTGAAATAATGTTAGGCAACAGTTCTAATACCGCCGCAGAATAGGTAGCTCTAAGTTTTCGGTCTACTTAAGATGAAGTGGATCTACACACGGGCCCAGCTACAGACGCTGAAGAGACCTCGGTAATCCACTTTCTACGGAAAGTAAAGCTTAAGTCCTTCATATTAAGTGAAATTATTCTTATGTATACATACtaaaagatttatttttaagtcgAATAAAACAGCAGCATTAATAACCTGGCCTTACCACAAACTCTACGCCACGATTTTGGGCATCAGGAGCTCCACCAGCTCGTGGCCATCGCGCCATGTGAGCACGGAGCAGGCCAGTTCCTGGCCGTGGGCGGCTATCTTTCCGTGCAGTTCGTATCCGCGCCGGATGCAGGCCACGTCCTTTTCCCGCAGCCGCTTCATAGCGCACAGATCGTTGCAACTATCGCCCACATAGATCACGCGCTCGTACCGTCCACTGCACGTGAGCTCCTCCAGCACGGACCCCTTGCACAAGTTAAAGGGGCAGAGTTCACAGTCACCCTGCTCCTGATAGGGCAGCACCAGGACCGCGCCGCTCGCTTGGACGCAGGCGGGATTGGTGAACACGCCGCCGGCAAAGAGGCACTCAATGTCGTACGCCTGCAGCCACTCGTCAATGAAGAAGGAGTTTGCGTCACTCACGATGCACAGTTCGACCTCGGGGATTCTGGCCAACCGGCGCACCACTCGCAGCATTCCAGGCACGGCTCTCAGGCTGCGCACACGCATTGCCACCGTCGCGAAGTTGACCTTGTGCTCGCTATGCAGTAGCTGCAACACTCGGCTTATGAAGTTCAGCCAGCCGCACTTGGGGATCAGATTCTGCATCTCCTTGCGTTGCCTGGTAGGCAGCAGCTGGCTCACCGCCAAATATGAGTCCTGCTCCACGATGGTCCTGTCGAAGTCGATGGCGACTAGGGTGCGAGGTCCAGACTGGCTGGATTCGCTCAGACCGCGTCTGAAGGCCGGAAGGCAGCGACTCAACCGGAAGCATCTCGaaattgcaaacattttggtgtgaaaaacaaacaatttgaCTTTAATATCAATACACACTCATTTACATACAGTAGATATGGTTCAACAAAGCACATCAATATCGATAAGGTAGCGCCAATATCCTAAGGTGCACGGAGTCCCATGGAAGCTAGGATCTTAGTGCCCTCGACCATGCCAGACATGCCAGTCCGTTTGGCTGACAAACTTGtgattataatatattaaatatgtgtatgtatatcgCATAAATTTAGATATTGtcattgaaaaatgttgtttcgttttccgttgcgtaaaatattttccaaaaaggTTCAAATAtctaaaatacatttatagtTTGTGTGTTGGTAACATGCAAAAAGCTATGCAAATGCATATGGAACAGCAAAGATCGATACTTGTATTAATGGCTTTCAACAAATATGGGTGCACTATATCGCACGTACGTgtataattaattacattgGCGAATTCATTTGCTAACTatataaaatgaaacaatatACCATATACTATATACCATAACGCCAGCTAGGCGACTTCTAATGAAACAACCAACGTATCTTTCAGCTTTGGTTTCACAGATTAATGTGGCATTGCCGTTTGGAAGAAACGAGTTCTCTGTGATTATTTCCTATTCTTAAGAAAAGTGAATATTTGCTGACCAAATGGAATCCGAAGttagtttgttgtttgtgATTAAATTACGTTTGCTTCGCGTGGAAGTTTTGATATTGTAAACCTGGCAACAGTTTATATCCGATCCGAGATCGGTTCCCAAGAGGGAATTACTAAGCAGTTATATGCGTTTAAAAAATCTCAGCTTGGTGGCGATATTCAGCACGATATTCGACCAAAGGGACAATTAAATGATGTTGCTATAGAGTGTTTAAATCACAACTTATTCAATAGTCTATAGCAACACACTTTAAGCCCATATGGGCTATCAATGTTGGCCAGTGTGATTGGATACTTCCTTCCAGGGACCAACACTTATCAATTCAAGCCTCCTTCGACTTCTCTTTAGGTGGGCGATTGCCGATCGGTGCCAGCCGTCAAGGGACTCCAAATGTCCAGCCTCTGATGCTGTCTCGCTCTTTTTTACGCACGCTGCACCCTAAACTGTGGTCTGCACGTTCTGCACGGCCTTCGAGAGCTCTACCTTGGAAGGTATCAGATAAAAAGCAGGCGTCATCGTCTCCCCGCACGGGCACTTGCAGGCTGCAACAAATAGAGGAATGAGTGTGG contains these protein-coding regions:
- the LOC6525162 gene encoding pyridoxal phosphate phosphatase PHOSPHO2 — encoded protein: MFAISRCFRLSRCLPAFRRGLSESSQSGPRTLVAIDFDRTIVEQDSYLAVSQLLPTRQRKEMQNLIPKCGWLNFISRVLQLLHSEHKVNFATVAMRVRSLRAVPGMLRVVRRLARIPEVELCIVSDANSFFIDEWLQAYDIECLFAGGVFTNPACVQASGAVLVLPYQEQGDCELCPFNLCKGSVLEELTCSGRYERVIYVGDSCNDLCAMKRLREKDVACIRRGYELHGKIAAHGQELACSVLTWRDGHELVELLMPKIVA